Proteins found in one Polyodon spathula isolate WHYD16114869_AA chromosome 10, ASM1765450v1, whole genome shotgun sequence genomic segment:
- the LOC121321451 gene encoding 2-aminoethanethiol dioxygenase-like: protein MPRENMASLIQKIARQARKTFKNCASPPIGENSKVFLENQAKLRNLLHEIRAEDLNIAPRKLDPSPISVPHNPPVTYMHICETGAFSMGVFLLKGGSSIPLHDHPEMNGMLKVLYGKVSISCFDKLDNPSDAASEVQFNPPVLPYQKDALRRSILRSVGEYTEHSGPCILTPKKDNLHQINAVDGPAAFLDILAPPYDQDDGRDCHYYKVLQNGDEKLEAGEQKEMWLLEIPQPSDFWCGAEPYPGPQVTL, encoded by the coding sequence atgccacgGGAGAACATGGCCTCTCTGATCCAGAAAATTGCCAGGCAAGCCCGGAAAACTTTCAAAAACTGCGCTTCGCCCCCGATCGGAGAGAACAGCAAGGTTTTTTTGGAGAACCAGGCGAAACTCAGGAACCTCCTGCACGAAATCCGGGCGGAAGATCTCAACATTGCACCCAGGAAGCTCGACCCTTCTCCTATCTCTGTCCCTCACAACCCTCCCGTCACCTACATGCATATCTGCGAGACTGGTGCATTCAGCATGGGGGTCTTTCTGTTAAAAGGCGGGAGTTCAATCCCTTTACATGACCACCCCGAGATGAACGGCATGCTGAAGGTTCTCTACGGGAAAGTCAGCATCAGTTGCTTTGACAAGTTGGATAACCCGTCTGATGCCGCCAGTGAGGTGCAGTTTAACCCACCTGTGCTGCCCTATCAAAAGGACGCCCTGAGGAGGTCTATACTCCGGTCTGTCGGGGAATACACAGAGCACAGCGGGCCTTGCATCTTGACTCCCAAAAAAGACAACTTGCATCAGATTAATGCCGTGGACGGACCTGCTGCTTTTCTGGATATCTTGGCTCCCCCGTATGACCAGGATGACGGCAGAGACTGCCACTATTACAAAGTTCTGCAAAACGGAGACGAGAAATTGGAGGCAGGAGAGCAGAAAGAAATGTGGCTGCTAGAAATCCCGCAGCCCTCCGATTTTTGGTGTGGCGCAGAGCCTTATCCGGGCCCCCAAGTTACTCTCTAA